One stretch of Commensalibacter melissae DNA includes these proteins:
- a CDS encoding glycosyltransferase has translation MAVIYNTNYTHNSNSYLTLAVFWAAKKLWGEDNVVVVDNMDILSVAASGEHEVIICIDGQRTDYELMKRLRPCFKTMIFWAFEDPFMLDFNVQVTTIFDYVFTNDPICVKAYQTEAFYLPLAASDQIHYRKVKETDALDYDICFAGTMWPNRVDILRRVIIAFPQARYKLICPGNEYLPPLPADLSERVIHRPVSIEAFTDFANASKVTLTMFRNYASHGDIGQATAPGPRLYELGLAGTAQIVELPAGMNEKYLKEINGVAIAHNTEEIIKQIAEVIEKKNIRKKMAISSQQSVMKSHLYQNRLKIIEDVTQADFSLKKKEKKIIVESQFKKKLKVLFVTHSTIREQVWGGIEVYQQIISFGLVKDVEFYYWLRRRGACTLTDSNGQELERFDMPDVGWLDSMNDAGEETAFSNIINQYGFDVVHIQHLGHHTLSLPIIAKACGVGTVFSFHDFLAVCSHYNLLNYEQRYCRIEENKDVGTCDVCLKISEKLDFGVQQTRRAFVGKVMKSIDAFLYGTQHSFDVAKYIYPVVESKKNYILGIPSPDTTIPLIKKEFKPLEGRKLKVATVGNFIRSKGADTILSILQTANPNLYEFHIFGYMQPDYESVLKDLKLDNIILHGSYGLGEVSALQVADVALILSIWPETYCISLSEVWQNGLIPIVTDVGALKDRVQDGINGFTVPIGDVNLVIDRLELIRSDEILRQKLINNISPDLWVNSKEYAEKLLQVYDEVVPINMLGNSGLRWDIGRLHYIPHASWKEQAPPRHIFDAPTSSSLYIELPQEIEDWAVVQGAHFYIDDICYHILNVDDDSKFKEADEFHIRGWFIYPDMSNAGNLYTVLIHQDSDLTIFLKCDRESREDVASNFVNAPVRNGFSCKSALRGKWCEGRFRIGLINVVNGIAAFQLAGYEIKVNAGKVVKIYNEFHDNQVILDDFLRITEKDGIMRGIKLSDISENRLFHKNLGKLEYYIQNLSTDVNPENEKAGNLLKISGWAFDRTTSKAGQIYLAFVNESFKNCFFVATSRFIRHETISVFQNVPLNNGFYIQLDLQKGYSLKLEGKFQIFLINLIHNEFLVVPVNISVNFKNNQVSNIMDDIINEDTIDQYTDFLKRKLFRE, from the coding sequence ATGGCAGTCATTTACAATACAAATTATACGCATAACTCTAATTCTTACTTAACTCTTGCTGTTTTTTGGGCAGCAAAAAAACTATGGGGAGAAGATAATGTTGTTGTAGTTGATAATATGGATATCTTGTCAGTTGCAGCAAGTGGAGAACATGAAGTTATTATTTGTATTGATGGACAGCGAACTGATTATGAATTGATGAAAAGGCTTAGACCGTGTTTTAAAACCATGATTTTCTGGGCTTTTGAAGATCCCTTCATGTTGGATTTCAATGTTCAGGTAACGACTATTTTTGATTATGTGTTTACAAACGACCCTATTTGCGTGAAGGCCTATCAAACAGAAGCATTTTATTTACCTTTGGCTGCAAGTGATCAAATTCATTATCGTAAAGTGAAAGAAACTGATGCGCTGGATTATGATATATGTTTTGCGGGGACAATGTGGCCAAACCGTGTTGATATTTTACGTCGTGTTATAATTGCCTTTCCCCAGGCACGGTATAAATTGATTTGCCCTGGGAATGAATATTTGCCACCTTTGCCAGCTGATTTGAGTGAAAGGGTTATACATAGACCTGTAAGTATTGAAGCGTTTACTGATTTTGCCAATGCAAGTAAAGTTACCTTAACAATGTTTCGCAATTATGCTAGTCATGGAGATATAGGGCAGGCAACTGCACCTGGTCCACGTCTATATGAATTGGGTTTGGCTGGTACAGCACAGATTGTGGAGTTGCCAGCAGGTATGAATGAGAAATATTTAAAAGAGATTAATGGCGTTGCTATTGCTCATAATACTGAAGAAATCATTAAACAGATCGCAGAGGTGATTGAAAAAAAGAATATCAGAAAGAAAATGGCGATTTCTTCCCAGCAATCTGTAATGAAATCACATTTGTATCAAAATCGTTTGAAAATTATTGAAGATGTGACTCAGGCGGATTTTTCTTTAAAGAAAAAAGAGAAAAAAATTATTGTTGAATCTCAGTTTAAAAAAAAATTGAAGGTCTTATTTGTCACGCATTCCACTATTCGTGAACAAGTATGGGGTGGCATTGAAGTATATCAGCAGATTATTTCTTTTGGACTAGTAAAAGATGTGGAATTTTATTATTGGCTTCGTAGAAGAGGTGCATGTACGCTAACAGATTCTAATGGTCAAGAATTGGAACGGTTTGACATGCCAGATGTGGGCTGGTTGGATTCCATGAATGATGCCGGGGAAGAAACTGCCTTTTCGAATATAATTAATCAATATGGATTTGATGTGGTCCACATTCAGCATTTAGGCCATCACACTCTTTCCTTACCGATTATAGCCAAGGCTTGCGGTGTTGGAACGGTTTTTTCTTTTCATGATTTTCTGGCGGTTTGTTCTCATTATAATCTTTTGAATTACGAACAACGTTACTGTCGTATTGAAGAAAATAAAGATGTTGGAACTTGTGATGTTTGTCTTAAAATTTCTGAAAAGCTGGATTTTGGTGTGCAACAGACACGACGTGCATTTGTTGGAAAGGTCATGAAATCCATTGATGCGTTTTTATATGGAACACAACATTCGTTTGATGTGGCAAAATATATTTATCCTGTTGTGGAAAGTAAAAAAAATTATATTCTTGGTATCCCTTCGCCAGACACAACAATACCTTTGATAAAAAAAGAGTTCAAACCCTTGGAAGGCAGAAAACTGAAAGTTGCGACTGTTGGTAATTTTATCCGTTCAAAGGGTGCAGATACGATTTTATCCATATTACAGACTGCCAATCCAAATTTGTATGAATTTCATATTTTTGGATATATGCAGCCTGACTATGAATCTGTCCTAAAAGATTTGAAACTTGATAATATTATATTGCATGGTTCATATGGATTGGGTGAAGTTTCGGCATTGCAGGTAGCAGATGTAGCCCTGATATTGTCAATATGGCCCGAAACATATTGTATATCGCTTTCTGAAGTTTGGCAGAATGGGTTAATTCCCATTGTGACAGATGTTGGTGCGTTAAAAGATCGTGTGCAGGATGGAATTAATGGATTTACGGTTCCCATCGGGGATGTGAATCTGGTTATTGATCGATTGGAACTGATACGTTCCGATGAAATATTGCGTCAGAAGCTTATCAATAACATTTCACCTGATTTATGGGTCAATTCAAAAGAATATGCTGAAAAATTATTGCAAGTTTACGATGAAGTCGTTCCTATAAATATGTTGGGTAACAGCGGGTTACGATGGGATATAGGGCGGCTTCATTATATTCCACATGCATCTTGGAAAGAGCAGGCACCACCTCGTCATATTTTTGATGCGCCCACAAGTAGCAGTCTTTATATCGAGCTTCCACAGGAAATTGAAGATTGGGCAGTTGTACAGGGAGCACATTTTTATATTGATGATATCTGTTATCATATTCTTAATGTCGATGATGACAGTAAATTTAAAGAGGCAGATGAATTCCATATTCGTGGATGGTTTATTTATCCTGATATGTCCAATGCAGGAAATTTGTATACGGTTTTGATTCATCAGGATAGTGATTTGACAATTTTCTTAAAATGCGATCGAGAAAGTCGGGAGGATGTGGCATCTAATTTTGTTAATGCTCCTGTACGAAATGGATTTTCGTGTAAATCAGCATTGAGAGGAAAATGGTGTGAGGGCCGTTTCAGAATTGGCTTGATTAATGTTGTCAATGGAATAGCGGCATTTCAACTGGCTGGTTACGAAATAAAGGTTAACGCCGGAAAAGTTGTTAAAATCTATAATGAATTTCATGATAATCAGGTTATATTAGATGATTTTCTGCGTATTACTGAAAAAGATGGTATTATGCGTGGAATAAAATTAAGTGATATTTCTGAAAATAGATTGTTTCATAAAAATTTAGGTAAACTAGAATATTATATTCAAAATTTATCTACGGATGTTAATCCGGAAAATGAAAAAGCAGGGAATTTGCTTAAAATTTCTGGATGGGCCTTTGATCGCACAACAAGTAAGGCAGGGCAGATATATCTTGCCTTTGTTAATGAATCTTTTAAAAACTGTTTTTTTGTTGCCACATCAAGATTTATTCGTCATGAAACAATTTCAGTTTTTCAAAATGTTCCATTAAACAATGGCTTTTACATACAATTGGATTTACAGAAAGGATATTCTCTAAAATTAGAAGGAAAATTTCAAATTTTTCTGATTAATCTCATTCATAATGAATTTTTGGTTGTTCCAGTGAATATTTCTGTGAATTTTAAAAATAACCAGGTCAGTAATATTATGGATGATATAATAAATGAAGATACAATTGATCAATATACGGATTTTTTGAAAAGAAAATTATTTAGGGAGTGA
- a CDS encoding glycosyltransferase, with translation MYDSEEKQPKWMVFDLEWYRNRYKSFSLLIQDIYQGDVFAYHSTNGYKVGNSPNPYFDEKWYLTKYYDVKELIKKGKYTSGFDHYCKIGFKDHSPHWLFSETFYKKHNPEINDLIGEGKPYINGYDHYLRVGDKSCLTGSFFFNPCLYLSQKENLDEITEYGPYQYVLTNDTDDFDKFRLSWFFDPNWYGNTYSKETLKTTNYQYLNLLHHYLSNPTPTLFSPLEQFSEQFYLENYKDLSPSILMDGHGLFRNGYEHFIVCGCKEKRKPLKDFDYNQFSDEIFEKIAKDNLYLNIFEYWVAQQDLHLLDKFMEIQKKYSNDKDKIENSFDIQKSVKNQETVESGDVSDSISMRKNEKGFPVIEDNISNIEKEIASSDYMPIWQAFDEKWYVHKYDHVTSKMKALEVDNVEEYYKTFGCFEGHSPNPYFDEEWYLQKYPDVKLMVDCHQFSSGFQHYCKEGYHTHDPHWLFSEKYYKKVNPHLTNENLERNGFVNGYDHFLKVGDIEGNSGSLFFNSNFFIGKYQQAIKEGLSPYQHYLKYLDEIDSKIQVSWYFDPEWYAQNYPEITKAISEGIFNNYIHHYLVNNQAFNFNPNAWFDESFYDQKYKSQLENVQAFKKYRNGYAHFIYEGIQLFWDPCEEINLQQYAADKAVKQDIQKGLYPNAYIRLLASGTNYGGQNKDLPVSSQSDSLPIQKNIENDKDAVDQALWAKFDGEWYIKTYPDLSERMKNCGLDDVEIYYNQVGSILGHSPNPYFDEEWYLQRYPELRKNIDRGAFKSGFEHYCNQGYLTHDPHWLFSTHYYLKNNADFIHEVINDSQYINAYDHYLKKGDGLRRTGSLLFDPSIYQQACYEREDVKHSQNPYRNFLYYLSDVEKNTNVSLYFDTSWYLKKYPDVKQKIADGEYLCALHHYCLNETPKLFNPSPWFEEEFYLDHYKDINQAIESTASFRNGYDHFIHYGALELRSPRIDISLHEYYLSGDIRDKVETGIFRDAFAAYVFEQKLDQWINKQPDDSHYRLTNETKESRTYFKKKSRLVLPSVVHEKLDFSYKGQADICVIMLMHNNLTVTLTALASLRSNFNGNIQLLLGDNHSIDDSQFIQGCLIGASVNRFPYNFGFGKACNILMEDVDAPIVIFLNNDINLLPGAIDALCKRLTSADNIGAVGGKIIHPDGLLQEAGQIIWRDGTTTGYLRGKDPLIPEANFVRDVDYCSAAMLAVKSKVLKELNGFSPIYYPAYFEDTDFCVRMIKAGYRIVYDPNAVVEHMEYCSSNPIISSGLIKRNHRLFAREHADFLRFQSPRHSDNVLIARQRRNINKRILFIEDRVPLKHLGSGYIRSNDIIFQMSELGYEVTVYPINYFYPHVYQIYSSMPDTVEVLFNHTVEHLRDFFKERAGYYDLVWIGRTHNLNRILPMMGEASRYLPQEIILDTEVVATPRTRLQAKLLEKEIDENFQQALEEELSCAKHCQEIVAVNEIDANYIRQAGFNNVDILGHSINIRKSQKEWKERKNILFVGALHDDQAPNYDSLKWFITSVMPILIDKMGSDFTFSIAGYVNPSVDISALINYPDIDFLGMVPDLSSLYDDHRVYIAPTRFAGGIPYKLHEAASYGIPIVASNLLVEQLGWQDERDILAASTDNPEFFASQIIRLYQTEELWNQLRQNALDRIARECNRERFKEQLQSILSKVILHRC, from the coding sequence GTGTATGATAGTGAAGAAAAACAACCCAAATGGATGGTTTTCGACTTAGAATGGTATCGTAATCGGTATAAAAGTTTTTCGTTACTGATACAGGATATATATCAAGGCGATGTTTTTGCTTATCATTCAACTAATGGGTATAAGGTTGGAAATTCGCCCAATCCGTATTTTGATGAAAAATGGTATTTGACAAAATATTATGATGTAAAGGAGCTTATAAAAAAGGGGAAATACACTTCTGGATTTGATCATTACTGTAAAATTGGCTTTAAAGATCATTCACCACATTGGTTATTTTCAGAAACATTTTATAAAAAACATAATCCAGAAATAAATGACCTAATTGGCGAGGGAAAACCTTATATTAATGGTTATGATCATTATTTACGGGTTGGAGATAAATCCTGCCTTACAGGAAGTTTTTTTTTCAATCCTTGTTTGTATTTATCCCAAAAAGAGAATTTAGACGAAATTACAGAATATGGTCCATATCAATATGTTTTAACAAATGATACGGATGATTTCGATAAATTCAGACTTTCATGGTTTTTTGATCCAAATTGGTATGGAAATACATATTCAAAGGAAACATTAAAAACCACCAATTATCAATACTTGAATCTTCTCCATCATTATCTATCCAATCCAACACCAACATTATTCTCGCCTTTGGAACAATTTTCCGAACAATTTTATCTTGAAAATTATAAGGATTTATCTCCTTCGATTTTGATGGATGGTCATGGACTTTTTCGAAATGGTTATGAACATTTTATTGTATGTGGATGCAAGGAAAAACGAAAACCATTGAAGGATTTTGATTATAATCAATTTTCTGATGAGATATTTGAAAAAATTGCAAAAGACAATCTATATCTGAATATATTTGAATATTGGGTGGCTCAACAGGATTTGCATCTTTTAGATAAATTCATGGAAATCCAAAAAAAATATTCAAACGATAAAGACAAAATCGAAAATAGTTTTGATATACAAAAATCAGTAAAGAATCAAGAGACCGTTGAATCTGGGGATGTTTCAGACTCCATATCTATGCGAAAAAATGAAAAAGGGTTTCCAGTTATCGAGGATAACATTTCTAATATTGAAAAGGAAATAGCCTCTTCAGATTATATGCCAATATGGCAGGCTTTTGATGAAAAATGGTATGTTCACAAATATGATCATGTAACTTCAAAAATGAAGGCACTGGAAGTTGATAATGTTGAAGAATATTATAAAACATTTGGTTGTTTTGAAGGTCATTCCCCCAATCCTTATTTTGATGAGGAATGGTATTTACAGAAATATCCTGATGTAAAATTAATGGTTGATTGCCATCAATTTAGTAGTGGTTTTCAACATTATTGCAAGGAGGGATATCATACCCATGATCCACATTGGTTATTTTCTGAAAAATATTACAAAAAAGTAAATCCACATTTGACAAATGAGAATTTGGAAAGGAATGGATTTGTTAATGGATATGACCATTTTCTGAAAGTAGGAGATATTGAGGGAAATAGTGGCAGTCTTTTTTTTAACAGTAATTTTTTCATTGGAAAATATCAACAGGCCATTAAGGAAGGGTTATCGCCTTATCAACATTATCTAAAATATTTGGATGAAATTGATAGTAAAATACAGGTATCCTGGTATTTTGATCCAGAATGGTATGCGCAGAATTATCCAGAAATAACAAAGGCAATTTCAGAAGGAATATTCAACAATTATATTCATCATTATCTAGTAAACAATCAAGCTTTCAATTTCAATCCAAATGCCTGGTTTGATGAATCCTTTTATGATCAAAAATATAAAAGCCAGCTTGAAAATGTTCAAGCGTTCAAAAAATATAGAAATGGATATGCTCATTTTATTTACGAGGGAATACAGCTTTTTTGGGATCCCTGTGAAGAAATAAATTTACAGCAATATGCTGCGGATAAAGCTGTTAAACAGGATATTCAAAAGGGACTTTATCCAAATGCCTATATTCGATTGCTAGCTAGCGGAACAAATTATGGGGGACAGAATAAGGATTTACCTGTTTCGTCACAATCTGATAGTTTGCCAATTCAAAAAAATATAGAAAATGACAAGGATGCAGTTGATCAAGCATTATGGGCTAAATTTGATGGGGAATGGTATATAAAAACTTATCCTGACCTAAGTGAAAGAATGAAAAATTGTGGTTTGGATGATGTGGAAATTTATTATAATCAGGTAGGTTCAATTTTAGGACATTCTCCCAATCCCTACTTTGATGAGGAATGGTATTTACAACGATATCCTGAATTAAGAAAAAATATTGATCGTGGAGCGTTTAAATCAGGTTTTGAGCATTATTGTAATCAGGGTTATTTGACACATGATCCTCACTGGCTTTTTTCAACACATTATTATTTAAAAAATAACGCTGATTTTATTCATGAAGTTATTAATGATTCCCAATATATTAATGCCTATGATCATTATCTGAAAAAAGGGGATGGATTACGTCGTACAGGATCCTTGTTATTTGATCCTTCAATCTATCAACAGGCATGTTATGAACGTGAAGATGTAAAGCACAGTCAAAACCCTTATAGAAATTTTCTTTATTATCTTAGTGATGTTGAAAAAAATACAAATGTCTCTCTTTATTTTGACACATCATGGTATTTAAAAAAATATCCTGATGTAAAACAAAAAATTGCTGATGGTGAATATCTTTGTGCTTTACATCATTATTGTTTGAATGAAACACCAAAACTATTTAATCCATCTCCATGGTTTGAAGAAGAATTTTACCTAGATCATTATAAGGATATAAATCAAGCCATTGAATCAACAGCAAGTTTTAGAAACGGCTATGATCATTTCATACATTATGGTGCGTTAGAACTTCGTTCTCCAAGGATCGATATTAGTCTGCACGAATATTATCTATCAGGGGATATTCGTGATAAGGTTGAAACGGGTATATTTAGGGATGCTTTTGCTGCTTATGTATTTGAACAAAAACTTGATCAGTGGATAAATAAGCAACCTGATGATTCTCATTATCGCTTAACTAATGAAACAAAGGAAAGCAGAACATATTTTAAAAAAAAATCAAGGCTTGTTTTACCATCGGTTGTTCATGAAAAGCTTGATTTCTCCTATAAGGGTCAGGCGGATATCTGTGTAATTATGTTGATGCACAATAATCTGACGGTAACATTGACCGCGTTGGCATCCCTTCGTTCTAATTTTAATGGGAATATACAATTACTCTTGGGTGATAATCATTCGATAGATGATAGTCAATTTATCCAAGGTTGTTTGATCGGTGCTTCCGTAAACCGTTTTCCCTATAATTTTGGCTTTGGTAAGGCATGTAACATATTGATGGAAGACGTTGATGCCCCGATTGTTATCTTTTTGAATAATGACATTAATTTATTGCCGGGAGCAATTGATGCACTTTGTAAACGGTTGACTTCAGCAGATAATATTGGTGCAGTCGGAGGTAAAATAATTCATCCAGATGGATTGCTTCAAGAGGCAGGCCAGATTATTTGGCGGGATGGAACAACGACAGGGTATTTGAGAGGAAAAGACCCATTAATTCCCGAGGCGAATTTTGTTCGGGATGTTGATTACTGTTCAGCGGCGATGTTGGCAGTAAAATCAAAAGTGCTGAAGGAATTGAATGGATTTTCCCCTATTTATTATCCAGCCTACTTTGAGGATACGGACTTTTGTGTTCGGATGATAAAGGCAGGATATCGTATTGTATATGATCCCAATGCAGTTGTGGAACATATGGAGTATTGTTCAAGCAATCCGATTATTTCAAGTGGTTTGATAAAGCGAAACCATCGATTATTTGCCAGAGAACATGCGGATTTTTTAAGGTTTCAATCTCCCCGGCATAGTGACAATGTTTTAATTGCGCGACAGAGACGAAATATAAATAAAAGAATTTTATTCATTGAGGATAGGGTTCCTTTAAAACATCTTGGGTCTGGGTATATTCGTTCAAATGACATTATCTTTCAAATGTCTGAATTAGGGTATGAAGTGACGGTTTATCCTATAAATTACTTTTATCCCCATGTTTATCAGATTTATTCAAGCATGCCTGATACGGTTGAGGTATTGTTCAATCATACAGTTGAACATCTTCGTGATTTCTTTAAGGAAAGGGCGGGATATTATGATTTGGTTTGGATAGGAAGAACCCATAATTTAAATAGAATATTGCCCATGATGGGTGAAGCTAGCCGTTATTTACCCCAGGAAATAATCCTTGATACAGAGGTTGTTGCGACACCCCGGACACGATTGCAGGCAAAGCTATTGGAAAAGGAAATAGACGAAAATTTTCAACAGGCTCTGGAGGAGGAGTTATCCTGTGCAAAACATTGTCAAGAAATTGTAGCCGTTAATGAAATTGATGCAAACTATATTCGACAGGCAGGATTTAACAATGTCGATATTCTCGGACATAGTATCAACATACGCAAATCACAAAAGGAATGGAAAGAGCGCAAAAATATTCTTTTTGTTGGCGCTTTGCATGATGATCAGGCACCTAATTATGACAGTTTGAAATGGTTTATAACTTCTGTGATGCCGATTTTGATTGATAAAATGGGATCGGATTTTACTTTTTCAATTGCAGGCTATGTAAATCCCTCTGTTGATATATCCGCCTTGATTAATTATCCTGATATAGATTTTTTGGGAATGGTGCCAGATTTGTCCAGTTTATATGATGATCATCGTGTCTATATCGCACCAACGAGATTTGCGGGTGGCATTCCCTATAAGTTACATGAAGCTGCATCCTATGGAATTCCTATCGTGGCGTCAAATTTATTGGTGGAACAACTGGGATGGCAAGATGAGAGGGATATTCTTGCAGCCTCCACGGATAATCCGGAATTTTTTGCCTCGCAAATTATTAGGTTGTACCAGACGGAGGAATTATGGAATCAACTGCGTCAAAATGCCCTTGATCGTATTGCTCGCGAATGCAATCGTGAACGGTTTAAGGAGCAGTTGCAGTCAATTTTATCAAAAGTTATTTTACACAGGTGTTAA
- a CDS encoding CgeB family protein — MAIKSKNKFQKTKNEKVMVCSGGRYESQANAQIREAIISGWESVFGEGNVISTNIAGAAAAIEYIKPKIVFSIGSYLPESTYFGEVCHRAKKFGAITIFWATEDPYEQDANYRIIDDFDVIFSCDRWGTNFYNHPHTHFLPLAACEKLHYRPIDETIEKTVDVMFCGVAFGSRKDVMRSIKPALTNLKVKIIGPGWGEFGIGFSDARIEKDQLIELYQRSKIVLNLGRSLHFENKRYMIMPSNPGPRTFEASAAGAMQLFHEDNYAIHDFYERDEVPVFSTRYDFQQQLDKYLNDPDLLLETAKKAQARTLRDHLYNNRIQTVMEILKNDGFLD, encoded by the coding sequence ATGGCTATAAAATCAAAAAATAAATTTCAAAAAACTAAAAATGAAAAAGTAATGGTATGCAGTGGTGGACGTTATGAATCGCAGGCCAATGCGCAGATCCGTGAAGCCATTATATCAGGTTGGGAAAGTGTTTTTGGTGAAGGTAATGTAATTTCCACGAATATTGCAGGAGCCGCGGCTGCAATTGAGTATATAAAACCTAAGATTGTTTTTTCAATTGGATCATATTTGCCGGAAAGCACCTATTTTGGAGAAGTATGTCACAGGGCAAAAAAATTCGGTGCGATCACCATTTTTTGGGCGACAGAAGATCCATATGAACAAGATGCCAATTACAGAATTATTGACGATTTCGATGTAATATTTTCCTGTGATCGTTGGGGAACGAATTTTTATAATCATCCACATACCCATTTTTTACCTTTGGCAGCTTGTGAAAAGTTGCATTACCGTCCCATTGACGAAACCATTGAAAAAACGGTTGATGTCATGTTTTGTGGTGTTGCATTTGGTAGCCGCAAGGATGTCATGCGCAGCATAAAACCAGCCCTGACAAATCTAAAAGTAAAAATTATCGGCCCGGGTTGGGGTGAATTCGGGATTGGCTTTTCAGATGCCAGGATAGAGAAAGATCAGTTAATTGAGTTATATCAGCGCTCGAAAATTGTTCTTAATTTGGGTCGTAGCCTTCATTTTGAAAATAAACGGTATATGATTATGCCTTCAAACCCTGGACCAAGAACGTTCGAGGCATCTGCTGCAGGTGCTATGCAGCTTTTTCATGAAGATAATTATGCAATTCATGATTTTTATGAACGGGATGAGGTCCCGGTTTTTTCAACACGTTATGATTTTCAACAACAACTTGATAAATATTTGAATGATCCAGATTTATTATTGGAAACGGCTAAAAAAGCACAGGCACGCACTCTGCGGGATCATCTTTATAATAACCGAATTCAGACCGTTATGGAAATTTTGAAAAATGATGGATTTCTAGATTAG
- a CDS encoding DUF805 domain-containing protein, with amino-acid sequence MRGFILNFIIQTNTGYISGDDGQRYEFSGDEWKENIVPQKGTCVDFQVNQLGRAVAVFILIDDKNVHFMNKIQSRTQYEQKLENEKNYTIIGWFSKCIRNYVNFEGRARRTEFWSFQSCYWAVFFIGLLIIGLLFSATIVQTDTSFDGILMFEVCLYLSIFLWSVFSIVMFIPMISVAVRRLHDINLSGFWLLLHFIPVGSIAVWIMFCIDTKYEDNQWGPPAKLKYR; translated from the coding sequence ATGCGGGGATTTATACTCAATTTTATCATTCAGACTAATACAGGGTATATCTCAGGCGATGATGGGCAGCGTTACGAATTTAGTGGCGATGAATGGAAGGAAAATATCGTCCCTCAAAAAGGGACCTGTGTTGATTTTCAAGTCAATCAACTCGGTAGGGCTGTTGCAGTTTTTATATTAATTGATGATAAAAATGTTCATTTTATGAATAAAATTCAATCACGGACCCAATATGAACAAAAACTTGAAAACGAAAAAAACTATACGATCATAGGATGGTTTAGTAAATGCATCAGAAATTATGTTAATTTTGAAGGAAGGGCCAGAAGAACAGAATTTTGGTCGTTTCAAAGTTGTTACTGGGCCGTTTTTTTTATTGGACTACTCATAATTGGCCTGTTATTTTCTGCTACCATTGTTCAAACGGATACTTCATTCGATGGAATACTAATGTTTGAGGTCTGTCTATATCTATCAATATTCTTGTGGAGTGTATTTAGCATTGTAATGTTTATTCCCATGATTTCCGTTGCGGTCAGACGTCTTCATGATATTAATTTGTCAGGTTTTTGGTTGCTTCTTCATTTCATACCCGTTGGTTCAATTGCTGTTTGGATCATGTTTTGCATTGATACTAAATATGAGGATAATCAATGGGGGCCTCCAGCAAAATTAAAATATAGATAA
- a CDS encoding DUF805 domain-containing protein codes for MSENNIDVSNQYDNEENYTIIDWFNRCIKNYLTVEGRAGRKEFWYFLLIFLTVLVISTVVLFYVVYNIGSSSHPVLSILVWVIYLFIFCWLLFTFIPLISVSIRRLHDINLSGWWLLLYFTVIGSLALIIMFCIDSKPTENRWGKPAHNINQ; via the coding sequence ATGTCAGAGAATAACATTGATGTATCTAACCAATATGATAATGAAGAAAATTATACAATCATTGATTGGTTTAATAGATGTATAAAAAATTATTTGACAGTAGAGGGAAGGGCTGGAAGAAAGGAATTCTGGTATTTTCTGCTTATCTTTCTTACCGTTCTAGTTATAAGCACGGTCGTTCTTTTTTATGTTGTATATAATATAGGATCATCATCCCATCCAGTCTTGTCAATTCTTGTATGGGTTATTTATCTTTTTATTTTCTGTTGGCTTTTATTTACGTTCATTCCCCTGATTTCGGTTTCAATCAGGCGTTTGCATGATATTAATCTATCGGGGTGGTGGTTATTGCTATATTTTACCGTCATAGGGTCATTAGCCCTTATTATCATGTTTTGTATTGATAGCAAACCAACGGAAAACAGATGGGGAAAGCCTGCCCATAATATAAATCAATAG